DNA sequence from the Desulfobulbaceae bacterium genome:
GGATATTTCCATCTCGTGGATTTTTTTTGAGGCAACCGCTGTCATCGTTTCCTTGATAAAACGCCGGTCGGCCTGCTCAACGTGGATGAAACTCTTCACCAGACTTTTGTACTGCTCTTCCTGGTTTTCAATTAACAAGAAGCGGTTGATGTCGTGATACAGTTCAAGGAGTCGTTTACGAAACGATTTATACTGCCCGTTAAGGTAGGGGCTGTCAGAGCCTTCGAACTCCTCAAAATTATGACGAATCCCTTTGAAGTTCTTAATTGAGTTCATAATGTTTCGTGAAGCAAAAATGACCCGCTCCATCTCTTTTGTATCAGACTCGTCAATTTTGTGGGACATAACCCTCGAATAAAAGGCAAATATCTCAGCATGAAGCAGCTTAATGTTCTCGTAAAGAGTATCATTAGTCTCTCTTTTCTTTGCATTTTTTTCAAAGGGAAGCTCCTCGTCAAAAACAAGCCCTTCATCAATTTTCAGCAGGCGCAGATTGTACAGCTGACATTCCTGGAAAAGATGTTTGACTTCATTTCTTAAGGCCGCCCCGGCAGCGTCAGTTACTTCATTCGGCATGTTGCCAAGATACACTGTCAGGATGGTTTTATGGTCGGGATAAAATCGAATCAAGGACTTTGAGAGAAGACCGATGAATGGAAAAAAGATCACAACCCCGGTAATATTAAAAAGGGTGTGGAAGAAGGCCAGAGCCATGAGACTGTTTGTGTCAACATTGATGAACAGTTTGACAATCCAGATAAGTAGGGGCATTGCCGCAAAAGAGGCGATCGCTGTTGTTATATTAAAGATTAAATGGCTGAGTGCGACTCGTTTTTTAGGCTGACTTCCTGCCAAAGATCCCATGAGGATGGTTATAGTCGTGCCGACGTTAGCACCAATAACTAAGGCTGCACCAGTTTCGAAGGTGATCAGCCCGCCATGTAAGGCCGTAAGCGCAATTGCAACACTGGCAGCACTTGAATGCATGATGGCAGTAAGGATGATGCCAATCAGGCAAAACAGCCACAGGCCATAGTTGGCAATAGCTGCAAGATCAATGGTTTGGGAAAGGGTTTCAACACTGCCCTTCATGTAGTCAAGACCAAGAAAAAGGAAGCCAAAGCCTATGAACAGCCGCGCTAAATACGATGCTTTTGAACTGTAACCAAAGGAGATCAGGCCTAACCCTCCGATACCGATGAAGGGCAGGGCAAAGGTTTCGATTTTTAGTTTGAAGCCGAAGGCAGCAACAATCCAGGCTGTCAGGGTTGTGCCGATGTTCGACCCCATTATGACGCCGATAGCATTTTCCATGCTCATTACACCGGCACCGACAAAGGCGAGCACCATAAGCGATACAGCAGAACTACTCTGCAGGATAGCTGTTATGAAGGTGCCGCTGACAATTGATTTGAGTCTGCCGTTGGTGTATTGCCGGATTATTCTCCTGAAAGCTTTACCCGAAAAAGCCCGAACAGCCTCTTCAAGTAAAAACATTCCAAAAATAAAAAGACCGAGGCCTGCTAATAATTTCCAGAAATCTACATTCATGCTTTTTAATTAAATCCTTGTTGAAGAGTGGCAAGCAAATTACAGGTAACAGTCATTCTTGCATAACTTATAGAAACAGTTGGTATGTAAAGCAAGTAAATATATAATGTTAGTAGTTGTTGGCGATTGGTTTGAGAGATCGAAAGACTAAAATTTAGATGGTAGATAAGCTCATCAAAAATGAGCAAGTGTGGTCATTAATGAGAAGAAAAATTGAACTACTGGCTCCGGGTGGAGATATAGATTCCATTAAGGCTGCAATCGTAGCAGGTGCGAATGCTATATACTGTGGTTTAGATAAATTCAATGCCAGGAATAGGGCCGAAAACATAACTATTAATGAGTTAAGCGGGATTGTAAGGGCAGCACACAGTAATGGCTGTGAGGTTTTTGTCACGCTTAACAT
Encoded proteins:
- a CDS encoding Na/Pi cotransporter family protein, whose amino-acid sequence is MNVDFWKLLAGLGLFIFGMFLLEEAVRAFSGKAFRRIIRQYTNGRLKSIVSGTFITAILQSSSAVSLMVLAFVGAGVMSMENAIGVIMGSNIGTTLTAWIVAAFGFKLKIETFALPFIGIGGLGLISFGYSSKASYLARLFIGFGFLFLGLDYMKGSVETLSQTIDLAAIANYGLWLFCLIGIILTAIMHSSAASVAIALTALHGGLITFETGAALVIGANVGTTITILMGSLAGSQPKKRVALSHLIFNITTAIASFAAMPLLIWIVKLFINVDTNSLMALAFFHTLFNITGVVIFFPFIGLLSKSLIRFYPDHKTILTVYLGNMPNEVTDAAGAALRNEVKHLFQECQLYNLRLLKIDEGLVFDEELPFEKNAKKRETNDTLYENIKLLHAEIFAFYSRVMSHKIDESDTKEMERVIFASRNIMNSIKNFKGIRHNFEEFEGSDSPYLNGQYKSFRKRLLELYHDINRFLLIENQEEQYKSLVKSFIHVEQADRRFIKETMTAVASKKIHEMEISSLLLVNRLFNQACRLQVFSLKDLLLSQEQISDFDKALDMKEIIEEAKAKDVVYECQTATSAVN